The Pseudomonas leptonychotis genomic sequence AGAGCAGCGGCGCGAGTTCGGCTTGAAAGCGTTCGAACAGACCGAGGATCAGCGGTTCTTTACCGTGGAAGTGGTAGTACAGATTGCCCGGGCTGATACCCAGTTCGTTGGCAATTTCCAGGGTGGAAACATTCGGTTCGCCCTTCTGGTTGAACAGTAGCAGGGCGCATTCAAGGATTCTGTCGCGGGTTTTCATCCGGTCTTCTTATTCTGGCCGCGTAAAGGCTGACGATACCTGGCCGCAACAGGCTGCGGCCAGGTCGATTATGACTCAGTAGATGTTTTAGCGGACATGCACATAGGTGCCGGGTGCGGCTTCCATGGCGGGGTAGTGCTGGTTACCCAGGGCCATCAGGGTGTCGCTCTGTTCGCCGGAGCGCTCCTGCATCCAATCCAGCCACACTGGCCACCAGCTGCCCTGCACGTGTTTGGCGTCGTGGTACCAGGCGCGCGGGTCACCCGTCAGCTTAGGGTTTTCCAGGTAGTTGGACTTGGGGTTGCCTGGCGGGTTGAGGATGCTTTGAATATGCCCGCTGTTGGACAGGATGAAGCGCCGATTGCCGCCCAACAATAATGTCGAGCGATACACCGCATCCCAGGGCGTGATGTGATCGTTGATGCCGGCAACACTGAAGCTGTCCACTGTGACTTTTTGCATATCGACCGGCGTGCCGCAGACTTCCAAGCCGCGCGGGTGGGTCAACGGGTTGTGTTTGAAAAAGTCGATCAGGTCGCCATGCAGGGCAGCCGGCAGGCGGGTGTTGTCGTTGTTCCAGTAAAGAATGTCGAAGGCCGGCGGCTGCTTGCCGAGCAGGTAATTGTTGATCCAGTAATTCCAGATCAAGTCGTTGGGGCGCATCCAGGCAAACACTCGCGCCATGTCGCGGCCATCCAGTACGCCTTGTTGATAGGAACGGCGTTTGGCCGCCTCTAAGGTCAGTTCGTCGGCAAACAGCATGGCCGGGCTATCAATTTGGCTGTCTAACAGGCTGACCATGTAAGTGGCGCTGGCCACTTTGCGCAGCTGTCGCTTGGCCTGCAGGTGGCCTTGTAGAGCGGCAATCGTCAGGCCGCCGGCGCAGGCGCCAAGCAGGTTGACGTCCTTGCTGCCGGTGATTTCGCGGCAGGCGTCTATGGCCTTTTCCAGGGCTTCCACATAGCTCGAAAGGCCCCACTCGCGGTGTCGTGGGTCGGGGTTGCGCCAGCTGACAACGAACGTCTGCAGGCCGTTTTTCAGGGCGTATTGGACGAAGCTCTTCTCGCTGGAAAGATCGAAAATGTAGTACTTGTTGATTTGTGGCGGCACGATCAGCAGTGGCTTGGCGTACTGTTTCTCACTCATCGGCTTGTACTGGATCAGCTCCAGCATCTCGCTGCGAAACACCACGGCGCCGCTGGTAGTGGCTACGTTGCGGCCGACTTCAAAGGCATGCTTGCTGACTTGGCTGGGCATGTCGTCGTTGTTCACCAAGTCATCGACCAGGTGAGTCACGCCCTTGAGCAGGCTGCTGCCACCACTATTGAACAGTTCCTTGATCACCTGCGGGTTGAGCAGGGTATTGCTGGGTGCTAACGCATCACCCAGCAAAGTGGCGACAAACCGCGCGCGGGCTCGGTCGTCAGCGTCCAGGCTGCTTTCATCGATCCAGCTGTTCAGCTGTTTTTGGCAGGCCAGGTAAGCTTGTAGGCTGCGGCTGTAGAGTGGATTGTCCCGCCAAGTTGGGTCAGCAAAGCGGGGGTCTTGCGGGTTGACCTTGAACGGCTTGTCACCCAGCAGCACGCGGCCCAGTTGGCCGCCCAGCGCGGCAACATGCCGGGCGCTGTGAATAGGTTGTTTGAACCCCTGCAGGGCCAGGCCGCGCAAGGTTGAGAACAGGTCGCGGCCGCGTAGACCGACCATTGCATTTTGGGCATTCATCACGCTGCTGCGTACAGGCAGGGCGCGTTTGGCGGGTTGGTCTCGCATGGGGCAACACTCCGTCGTCAAACCGTGAGACTTCAAGGTTGGTAGGTAAGCAGCAAGGCTTGTACCAATGCGCGCGCAGGTGCATCCAGACTGCCGCGCGCCAAGTCTCAGGTAATACAACGTGCCCATAAGTGGGTCAAGCGTTGTGCGATCAGCACAGCCTCAGTGCGGGTTGTCGAGGTGCTTGCCCAGCTAGGGTGCGTTTAGCCGATCGTACGAGCGGGCGCGGGTTGCGGGTGCATGATCGCGCGCTGACGTTCTTCTTCAAGAAACTTCATGATGATCGGTGCAACGGCCTCGGCGCGGGTTACTAGAAACAAATGACCATCGTCGATCACGTGTAGTTCCGAGTTGGGAATACGCCAGGCCAGCAGGCGCATATTCACCAGCGGGATCAGCGGGTCGTCGTCACCGGCCATTACCAAGGTCGGTTGGCGGATCTTGTGCAACCAGTGAATGCTGGTCCAGCCGAGGCCGGCGAACAGCTGCCAGTAGTAGCCCATCTTGCCGCCTGAACGGACTTTACTGGCATGCGCCAGGGCCAGTTTCGGGTCGCGGCGGAACGCGCCGCCATAAATTTCCGGGGCAATTTGCACGCCATAGGACGGCTGCACGTAGCGCCGTGGGCTGGCCATGCACCAGAGCACCTTGGGTTTGCCTGGGATCATCACCGCGCCAGCCGAGGTGGCCGCGAGGATCAGCTTCTTGCAACGCTCCGGGTAGTCGTGGGCGAATTGTTGCGCCAATGCGCCGCCCCAAGACACGCCAATCGCATTGACCTGACCGTAGTCGAGGTAATCGAGCATGCGTGCCGCCAACTTGGCCAAGCCTGGAAAGCGATACGGCGTGCTAGGCGTTGAAGAGCCGCCCACACCGGGCACATCGAAAGCGATGACTTCCAGGTCTGGGTCGAGTGCGCGCACGAACGGCATGACCAGTTCCAGGTTGGCACCGATGCCGTTGAAAATCAGCAGCGGTGTCATGGTGCCGTTGCCGGGGCGAACCGCGGTACGGAGTGTCTGGCCGTCCAGTTCAATGGTACGGAATACGAAAGGTAGCGACATGCGCAAAAGCCCTATCAGTTAAAACGCTGAATTAGACCCTCCGGGTCTTTTCCAGAAACGCCAGGGCAAAGCCTGGTTCGCGCCACCCGATCAATTGAGCGGATGGGCGAGCGACACTTCCAGTGCCGCGGGCAGTGTTGCGCAGTGCGCAGGTGATCAACGTTCGTGAACGTAAGTGCCGGGAGCTGCTTCGCCGGCAGGGTATTTCTTATTGCCCAGTTGGGTCGGTGCTTTTTTCTGTGTGCCGGAGCGCTCGCCGAGCCAGACCTGCCAATGCAGCCACCAGGAATCGGTGTGCTTGGTCGAGCTGGCTTGCCAGGCTTTCGGGTCTTTGGGCATTTCGGTGTTGGTCATGTAGCGACCTTTGGGATTGCCCACCGGGTTGAGAATGCTCTGGATATGCCCGCTGTTGGATAGCACGAACTCGACCTTGCCGCCGAACAAGTTGGCCGACTTGTAGCACGACTCCCACGGGGTGATGTGGTCGGTGGTGCCGGCCACGCAAAACAGGTCGCAGGTGACTTGTTTGAGGTCGACCGGCGTGCCACAGACTTCCAATGCGCCAGGGCGAATCAGCGGGTTGGACGTGAACATGTCGATAAACTCGCCATGCAGAGCAGCGGGCAAACGGGTGGTGTCGTTGTTCCAGTAGAGGATGTCGAACACCGGCGGCTCATTGCCCAGCAGGTAGTTGTTAACCCAGTAGTTCCAAATCAGGTCGTTGGGGCGCATCCAGGCGAATACTTTGGCCATGTCGCTGCCTTCCAGCACACCGGCTTGGTATGAGCGACGCTTGGCCAACTCCAGGCTTTTTTCGTCAGCGAACAGCGCCACGTCGGTTTCCAGGCGGTTATCCAGCACGCTAACCAGCAAGGTCAGGGCATGCACCTTCTTCTCACCTAGCGCGGCGTAATGGCCCAACAGCGAGGTGGTGGTGAGGCCGCCGGAGCAAGCCCCGAGCATGTTGATGTCCTTGCTGCCCGTGACCGCGGTGACCACGTCGATGGCTTCTTTCAGCGCTTCGATATAGGTCGACAGGCCCCATTCGCGGTGCGCCTTGGTCGGGTTGCGCCAGCTCACCACGAAGGTCTGCACGCCATTGCGCAGCAGGAAGCGGGCGACGCTTTTTTCCGGTGATAGGTCGAAGATGTAGAACTTGTTGATTTGCGGCGGTACTACCAGCAGCGGACGCTCTTGCACCTGCTCGGTGATCGGCTTGTACTGAATCAGCTCCAGTAGGTCATTGCGGAAAATCACGGCGCCATCGGTGGTGGCGAGGTTTTTGCCAACCTCGAAGGCATTCATGTTGACCTGGCTCGGCATGCCACCGTTATTAACGATGTCCTGGGCCAGGTGCGACAAACCGTCGAGCAAGCTCTTGCCGCCGGTTTCGAAGAAACGTTTAACCGCCGCCGGGTTGGCCATGCTGTTGCTGGGGGCCATGGCTTCGGTCATCAGGTTGATCACGAAGTGGCCACGGCTGGCATCCTGTTCAGACAGGTTGCTGTGCTCGACCCAGTCATGCAGCTCTTTGCGCCACGCCAGGTAGGTTTGCAGGTAACGACGGTACAGCGGGTTCTGACTCCAGGCCGGGTCGGCAAAGCGGCGGTCGCCGTCAGTGGGCGTGAGGTCGGATTGGCCGAGTATCACGTTCTTCAGCTCGATGCTGAAGTGAGCCAGGTGTTTGGCGCTGTGCAGCGGTTGCTTAAGCGCTTGCTTGAGCACAATGCGGGCGGAGCTGAGCAAATCTTTACCACGGATGCCGATCACCGGGTTAAGCCCCAGGGTGTTCTCGGAGGCCTGGTTTTTCAGGTCATCATTATTCTTATCAGTCATCTACAACGCTCCATTGTCCTGAGACGAAATACCGGCGTACTGCTGTGCGCGGCGACACAGGGCTAAGGGCCAGGTATTGCCCGGATTACCAAGGGCGGATTGCTCCGCAATCTTCCTCGTCGCAGGGGTTGCCTGGCACGAGAAAACTTCCAACTACTTGGTTACCCGAGTTTGAGAATTTGTGCAAGCTGGCCGCGAGTCAGGCCGAATGCGCGTTGAGTATGCCGGGAAGGATTAGAAAATGCGCTCTAACCCGTCAGGATCATTGGGCTAGACGGGTTGCTGTACTGCGGCAGATTGCCGCTTGCGGCGCGGAAGAGAGGAAATAACTGAAACGCTTTCATCAATTGCAGAAGGCCTGCGGCCCTAAGACTTCACAGCAGCAACTTAACCACGCTTTCGCTGGGATCGCGGGATTTACCGGCGGCACTCAGGGTGGCGAGGTAGTCGTTCCACAACTCAGCCTGGCGGCAAGCCAATTGCTCAAGGTAATCCCAGGTGAACAGTCCGCTGTCGTGGCCGTCATCGAAGCTCAGTTTGAGGGCGTAGTTGCCGGCGGGTTCGATCTTGCTCAGGCCAACGCCGAGCTTGCCGGTTTGCAGGATGGGTTTGCCGTGGCCCTGCACTTCAGCCGACGGTGAATGCACGCGCAGGAACTCGGCGGGCAGGGTGTAGCGTTCGTCGGCCCCGTAGTGCAGCTCCAGGGTTTTCGAGGCTTTGTGCAGTTTTATTGCGGTGGGGATACGCATGCACGATTCCAGAGGCGGTGTAGCCCGGATGCAATCCGGGGGCTTCGTGATGAGTGGCCCCGGATTGCATCCGGGCTACGAGGGCGGGGTGGTTAAAGAATATAGCGCGACAGATCTTCATCCTGCGCCAGCTCACCGAGGTGGCTGTTGACGTAGGCTGCGTCGATCACGATCGGCGTGCCGTTCTGCTGGCCGGCCAGATCGCCGGCGCTGAAGGAGACTTCTTCAAGCAGGCGTTCGAGTAGGGTGTGCAGACGGCGCGCACCGATGTTCTCGGTCTTCTCGTTGACCTGGTAGGCAATCTCGGCGATGCGTTTGATGCCTTCGGCGACGAACTGGATGCCCAGGCCTTCGGTGTTCAGCAGCGCGGCGTATTGCTCGGTGAGCGAGGCGTGCGGCTCGGTGAGGATGCGCTCGAAGTCTTCTGGGGTCAGGGCTTTCAACTCGACGCGAATCGGCAGACGGCCTTGCAGCTCGGGCACCAGGTCACTCGGCTTGCTCAGGTGGAAGGCCCCCGAGGCGATAAACAGGATGTGATCGGTTTTGACCATGCCCAGCTTGGTGTTCACCGTGCAGCCTTCGATCAGTGGCAGCAGGTCGCGCTGTACACCTTCGCGGGACACATCGGCACCGCTGGTGTTGCCGCGCTTGGCGACCTTGTCGATCTCGTCGATAAACACGATACCGTTCTGTTCCACCGCTTCCAGGGCCTGAGCCTTGAGTTCTTCCTCGTTAACCAGGCGTGCGGCTTCTTCGTCGCGCACCAGTTTGAGTGCTTCTTTGACCTTGAGTTTGCGGCTCTTCTGCTTGCCCTTGCCCATGTTGGAAAACAGGCTTTGCAGCTGGTTGGTCATCTCCTCCATGCCCGGCGGGGTCATGATTTCGATGCCGGCCGGTGCGTCGGCCACTTCGATCTCAATGTCCTTGTCGTCCAGCTGACCTTCGCGCAGACGCTTGCGGAACAGCTGGCGGGTGTTGGAATCACTGCCCGGCGCAGATTCCTCGTTGAAACCCGTGCGGGCCGGTGGCAGCAGGGCATCGAGGATGCGCTCCTCTGCAGCATCTTCGGCGCGGTGACGAACCTTGATCATCTCCTGCTCGCGCAGCATTTTGATCGCGGCGTCGGCCAGGTCACGGATGATCGACTCGACATCGCGGCCGACATAACCGACCTCGGTGAATTTGGTCGCTTCCACTTTGATAAAGGGTGCGTTGGCCAGTTTGGCCAGGCGTCGGGCGATTTCGGTTTTGCCGACGCCGGTTGGGCCGATCATCAGGATGTTCTTCGGTGTGACCTCGGCGCGCAGCTCAACCGGCAGCTGCATGCGCCGCCAGCGGTTGCGCAGGGCGATGGCCACAGCGCGCTTGGCGTCGTCCTGACCGATGATGTGGCGGTTGAGCTCGTGAACGATCTCGCGGGGCGTCATGGACATGCGGCGTACTCCAGAAAAGACCGCTAATCAGGGTGTTTAAAGCGTCGCGAGCGACGGTCAGGCAAGGCGAAAGGAGGCGAGGAAGCGGAGTTTACGTCTGTAAATGAGCATTCCGAGCCTGCTTTCAACGCAGCATGGCCGAGCGCAGCAGCTTTAAACGGTCTGATCGGCGCAGTCTTCTTCTTCGATAGTTAGGTTTTGATTGGTGAAGACACAGATGGAGCCGGCAATGTTCAGCGCGGTTTCGGTGATTTCACGGGCGCTCAATTCGGTTTTCTGCAGCAAAGCCATGGCCGCGGCTTGGGCGAAGCCGCCGCCGGAGCCCATGGCGATCAGGCCGTGTTCGGGCTCAACCACATCACCGTTGCCGGTGATGATCAAGGAGGCGTCTTTGTTGGCCACGGCCAGCATGGCTTCCAGGCGGCTCAACGAGCGGTCGGTGCGCCAGTCTTTGGCCAGCTCGACAGCGGCGCGCACCAAGTTGCCTTGGTGTTTTTCCAGTTGGCCTTCAAAACGTTCGAACAGGGTAAAGGCGTCGGCGGTGGCGCCGGCAAAACCGGCCAGCACTTGGCCGTGGTACAGGCGACGCACTTTTTTCGCGTTGCCTTTCATCACGGTATTGCCGAGGGACACCTGGCCGTCGCCGCCCATGACGACTTTGCCGTTGCGGCGCACTGAAACGATGGTGGTCAAGGGGAGAGTCTCCACGCAGCGGGGCGAAAGTGCCCAATGCTGAGTGAAGTGGGGGCAGCGGCGCCCTGCTTCAAGCCCTGTAGCGCACGCTGTCCGACAAATAGTCGTCAGAGCGCGCCGCAGGGCCTGAAGTCGCGGGGTTTATTGCGCCTGGCGCTGCTGTAACAACAGATTGCTAAAACCGCTAGCAGCCAGGGATTTCTGCGCTTGGCCGAGCTGTTCGCGGGTGGCGAAGGGGCCGACCAAGACGCGGTGCCAGGTTTCTTCGCGCACAGTGCCAGACTCGACCTGCACGCTCTGCCCGAGCAGGATGATCTGCGCACGCAGGCTGTCGGCGTCGTCCTTGCGGCGGAACGAACCGGCCTGCAGGAAGAACTGCGAGCTAACCGGGCCTTTGGCGACCACCGGTGGCGGTGGTGGCACCTGACCGTTGAGGGCGGCTTCGGCGCGTGCGGCATCAATCTTCGCCGCTTCCTCCGGGGTGACAGGCTTTTGCGCCGGTGGCTCGACGGGCTCGATGCCTTGCGGCGGCAGGATGACTTCCGACTCCGGCAGCAGGGTGTAGAAGTCGTACTTGGGCTTGGTCGGCTCATTGCTGGCTGGCTTAGCCGCTGCGGCTTTACTGGCCTGAGCGGCGCGCGCTTGTTCAACCTTGGCGCGCTTGATTTCATCGCGACCCGGTTCGAGGCTGAACAGGAACACCATAAAACCGCCGATCACCAGGCCGCAAACCAGCCAGAACCAGCCCGGCACCGGTTTTTTCGCCGGGGCTTGGTAGCGGCTGGCGCCGCGCTTGGCTGCGGGTTTCTTTTTAGCCGCCACTTACATGCGCTCCAGAGTTTCCAAGCCAAGCAACTCAAGGCCCTGCTTGAGGGTGCGGCCAGTCAGGGCGGCCAGGCGCAGACGGCTGTTGCGCAGCGCTTCGTCCTCGGTGGAGAGGATCGGGCAGTTTTCGTAGAAACTGGAGAACAGCCCGGCCAGGTCATACAAATAGGCGCACAGCAGGTGCGGCTCGCCTTTGTCCGCGACGCTGGCGAGCACTTCGTTGAATTGTGCGAGTTTGCCGGCCAGCTCGATCTCATGGGACGCTTGCAGGTTGAGCTGGCCGCCGATTTCATCGAAACCCTTGCCCAGCTTGCGGAACACGCTGGCCACGCGGGTGTAGGCGTACAGCAGATACGGCGCTGTGTTGCCCTCAAAGCTCAGCATTAACTCGAAGTTGAAGCGGTAATCGCTGGTGCGGTGCTTGGACAGGTCCGCGTACTTCACTGCGCCGATGCCCACGGCGCGGGCGATTTGCCGTAGCTCAGCCTCGTCCAGCTCGGGATTCTTGCCCTTGACCAGGGTGTAGGCGCGCTCTTCGGCTTCATCGAGCAGGTCGACCAATTTCACTGTGCCGCCGTCGCGGGTTTTGAACGGGCGGCCGTCGGCGCCGTTCATGGTGCCGAAGCCCATGTGCTCCAGCTGCATGTCAGCGGGGACGAAGCCAGCCAGACGCGCGGCAGTGAAGACCATCTGGAAGTGCAGGGCCTGACGCTGATCGACGAAGTACAGTGCGCGGTCAGCCTTTAGCACGTTGGCGCGGTAGCGGGTAGCAGCCAGGTCAGTGGTGGCGTACAGGTAGCCGCCGCCAGCCTTCTGCACGATCAGCGGCAGCGGGTTGTCTTCGGCGTTCTTGAACTGCTCCATAAACACGCACTGCGCGCCGTCGCTTTCGCTGAGTAGGCCCTTGGCCTTGAGGTCGGCGACCACGTTGGCCAGATCGTCGTTGTAGGCGCTTTCGCCTTTTACGTCGGCCATGCTCAGTTTGACGCCCAGGCGGTCGTACAGCGCCTGGCAGTGGCTCAGGGAGATATCGTTGAAGCGGTGCCACAGGCGCAGGCACTCAGCGTCGCCGGCCTGCAACTGCACCACCAGCTCGCGAGCGCGTTCGGCGAATTCGGCGGAGTCGTCAAAACGCTTCTTGGCGGCGCGGTAGAAGCCTTCCAAGTCGGCCAGTTCGCTTTCGGCAGCGCCTGGGTTCTCCTGCATATAAGCCAGCAACATGCCGAACTGAGTGCCCCAGTCACCCACGTGATTCTGCCGGATCACCTCGTCACCGAGAAACTCCAGCACCCGCGCCACACCGTCACCGATGATGGTCGAGCGCAGATGGCCAACGTGCATTTCCTTGGCCAGGTTGGGGGCCGACAGATCGACCACCACACGCTGCGCCACACCGGCTTTGCGCACGCCGAGCGTGGCGTCGGCCAGCAGGGCGTCCAGGCGCACGGCCAGGGCATGGATGTTTTGATAAAAATTGAGGAAACCCGGGCCAGCGATTTCGACCTTGCTGATATCCGCATCGGCCGGTAGCGCCGCAATCAGCTTCTCGGCCAGGTCACGCGGCTTCATGCCGGCTGGCTTGGCCAGCATCATGGCGATGTTGCTAGCGAAGTCGCCGTGGGTTTTATCCTTGGTGTTCTCCACCTGAATGGCCGGGCTCAGGCCTTCAGGCAGCACGCCGTCGGCGGTGAGGCGGGTCAGGGCTTGCTGGATCAGGTGGCGAATGCTGTCTTTCATGGTCTGCTCGGTCGGCCGTGGGGGGCGGCGGCGCACAATGGCGCTGGTTGAAAACTGCGCATTATCGACGCCCTTCGCCCGCAGCTTCAAGCAGCGTGTGGTTTAGCCTGGTTAAAGGCTGCCGAACCGTTGTGTCGCCCGGATGAAATCCGGGGCACGTCGGCCCCGGTAAAGCCGCTCCCGGATTGCATCCGGGCTACGGGTGATCGCGCTGACTAAGCAGAGCGCTGCGAGGTTAGGCGCGCCGCGGCGTTGCCGGCCACGTAATAAGGCGCCGTGCTGCGCGGCAAAGGGCTGCGGCCGCGGATTTTGTCGGCAATCTTCTCGGCCATCATGATGGTGGGGGCATTCAGATTACCGGTGACGATCAGCGGCATGATTGACGCATCCACCACGCGCAAACCCTGCACACCGTGCACCCGGCCCTGGCCGTCGACCACTGCCATGGCGTCTTCGCCCATCTTGCAGGAACACGACGGGTGGTAAGCGGTTTCCGCATGCTCGCGGATAAAGGTGTCCAGCTCAGCATCGCTTTGCACGTCTTTACCTGGGCTGATCTCGCGGCCGCGATAGGGGTCCAGTGCCGACTGCGCCATGATGTCGCGGGTGATGCGGATGCCGTCGCGGAACTCGCGCCAGTCCTGCTCGCTGGCCATGTAGTTGAAGAGGATGCTCGGGTGCTCGCGCGGGTCCTTGGATTTGACCTGGATGCGGCCACGGCTGGGCGAGCGCATGGAACCCATGTGCGCCTGGAAGCCGTGCTCCTTCACGGCGTTGCTGCCGTTGTAGTTAATCGCCACCGGCAGGAAGTGGTACTGGATGTTCGGCCACTCGAAATCTGCACTGGAACGGATAAAACCGCCCGCCTCGAATTGGTTGCTGGCGCCGATGCCCTTGCCGAGGAACAGCCAGTTGGCGCCAATCATCGGCTGATTCCACCATTGCAACGCAGGGTACAGCGACACCGGCTGTTTGCAGGCGTATTGCAGGTACACCTCCAGGTGGTCTTGCAGATTCTGGCCGACGCCGGGTAGGTCATGCACCAATGGGATGTCCAGCTCGCGCAGCAGCGCCGCTGGGCCCACGCCGGAGCGTTGCAGCACTTGCGGTGAGGCAATCGCGCCACTGCACAGCAACACTTCGCGACGCGCGTTGACGGTGGTCGCGGTGTTGCTGTCGCCCTTGAGGTAAGCAACGCCAATGGCACGTTTGCCGTTGAAGAGAATGCGGTCGGTTAAGGCATGGGTGACGATGGTCAGGTTCTGTCGCGCGCGCGCTTGGTCGAGGTAGCCACGCGCGGTGCTGGCACGGCGCCCCTTGGGGGTGACGGTGCGGTCCATCGGGCCGAAGCCTTCTTGTTGGTAACCGTTGAGGTCATCCGTGCGCGGGTAACCGGCCTGGGTGCCGGCTTCGATCATGGCGTGGAACAGCGGATTATTGCCGGGCTTGGGTGTGGTGACGCTCACCGGGCCATCACCGCCGTGGTAGGCGTTAGCGCCGATGTCACGGGTTTCCGCCTTGCGAAAATACGGCAGGCAATCCAGATAACTCCAGTTTTCCAGGCCCTTTTCTTTGGCCCAACCGTCGTAATCCATGGCGTTACCGCGGATATAGCACATGCCATTGATCAGGGAAGAACCGCCCAGGCCCTTGCCGCGCCCGCACTCCATACGGCGGTTGTTCATGTGCGGTTCGGGTTCGGTCAGGTAGGCCCAGTTGTAGCGCCGGCCCTGCAACGGGAAGGCCAGCGCGGCTGGCATCTGGGTGCGGAAATCCTGGCGGTAATCGGGGCCGCCGGCTTCTAGCAGCAGCACGCTGACGCTGGCATCTTCGCTTAGGCGAGCGGCCAGTACGTTACCGGCAGAGCCGG encodes the following:
- the phaC gene encoding class II poly(R)-hydroxyalkanoic acid synthase, translated to MRDQPAKRALPVRSSVMNAQNAMVGLRGRDLFSTLRGLALQGFKQPIHSARHVAALGGQLGRVLLGDKPFKVNPQDPRFADPTWRDNPLYSRSLQAYLACQKQLNSWIDESSLDADDRARARFVATLLGDALAPSNTLLNPQVIKELFNSGGSSLLKGVTHLVDDLVNNDDMPSQVSKHAFEVGRNVATTSGAVVFRSEMLELIQYKPMSEKQYAKPLLIVPPQINKYYIFDLSSEKSFVQYALKNGLQTFVVSWRNPDPRHREWGLSSYVEALEKAIDACREITGSKDVNLLGACAGGLTIAALQGHLQAKRQLRKVASATYMVSLLDSQIDSPAMLFADELTLEAAKRRSYQQGVLDGRDMARVFAWMRPNDLIWNYWINNYLLGKQPPAFDILYWNNDNTRLPAALHGDLIDFFKHNPLTHPRGLEVCGTPVDMQKVTVDSFSVAGINDHITPWDAVYRSTLLLGGNRRFILSNSGHIQSILNPPGNPKSNYLENPKLTGDPRAWYHDAKHVQGSWWPVWLDWMQERSGEQSDTLMALGNQHYPAMEAAPGTYVHVR
- the phaZ gene encoding poly(3-hydroxyalkanoate) depolymerase, translated to MSLPFVFRTIELDGQTLRTAVRPGNGTMTPLLIFNGIGANLELVMPFVRALDPDLEVIAFDVPGVGGSSTPSTPYRFPGLAKLAARMLDYLDYGQVNAIGVSWGGALAQQFAHDYPERCKKLILAATSAGAVMIPGKPKVLWCMASPRRYVQPSYGVQIAPEIYGGAFRRDPKLALAHASKVRSGGKMGYYWQLFAGLGWTSIHWLHKIRQPTLVMAGDDDPLIPLVNMRLLAWRIPNSELHVIDDGHLFLVTRAEAVAPIIMKFLEEERQRAIMHPQPAPARTIG
- the phaC gene encoding class II poly(R)-hydroxyalkanoic acid synthase is translated as MTDKNNDDLKNQASENTLGLNPVIGIRGKDLLSSARIVLKQALKQPLHSAKHLAHFSIELKNVILGQSDLTPTDGDRRFADPAWSQNPLYRRYLQTYLAWRKELHDWVEHSNLSEQDASRGHFVINLMTEAMAPSNSMANPAAVKRFFETGGKSLLDGLSHLAQDIVNNGGMPSQVNMNAFEVGKNLATTDGAVIFRNDLLELIQYKPITEQVQERPLLVVPPQINKFYIFDLSPEKSVARFLLRNGVQTFVVSWRNPTKAHREWGLSTYIEALKEAIDVVTAVTGSKDINMLGACSGGLTTTSLLGHYAALGEKKVHALTLLVSVLDNRLETDVALFADEKSLELAKRRSYQAGVLEGSDMAKVFAWMRPNDLIWNYWVNNYLLGNEPPVFDILYWNNDTTRLPAALHGEFIDMFTSNPLIRPGALEVCGTPVDLKQVTCDLFCVAGTTDHITPWESCYKSANLFGGKVEFVLSNSGHIQSILNPVGNPKGRYMTNTEMPKDPKAWQASSTKHTDSWWLHWQVWLGERSGTQKKAPTQLGNKKYPAGEAAPGTYVHER
- a CDS encoding gamma-butyrobetaine hydroxylase-like domain-containing protein; translation: MRIPTAIKLHKASKTLELHYGADERYTLPAEFLRVHSPSAEVQGHGKPILQTGKLGVGLSKIEPAGNYALKLSFDDGHDSGLFTWDYLEQLACRQAELWNDYLATLSAAGKSRDPSESVVKLLL
- the hslU gene encoding HslU--HslV peptidase ATPase subunit; this translates as MSMTPREIVHELNRHIIGQDDAKRAVAIALRNRWRRMQLPVELRAEVTPKNILMIGPTGVGKTEIARRLAKLANAPFIKVEATKFTEVGYVGRDVESIIRDLADAAIKMLREQEMIKVRHRAEDAAEERILDALLPPARTGFNEESAPGSDSNTRQLFRKRLREGQLDDKDIEIEVADAPAGIEIMTPPGMEEMTNQLQSLFSNMGKGKQKSRKLKVKEALKLVRDEEAARLVNEEELKAQALEAVEQNGIVFIDEIDKVAKRGNTSGADVSREGVQRDLLPLIEGCTVNTKLGMVKTDHILFIASGAFHLSKPSDLVPELQGRLPIRVELKALTPEDFERILTEPHASLTEQYAALLNTEGLGIQFVAEGIKRIAEIAYQVNEKTENIGARRLHTLLERLLEEVSFSAGDLAGQQNGTPIVIDAAYVNSHLGELAQDEDLSRYIL
- the hslV gene encoding ATP-dependent protease subunit HslV — translated: MTTIVSVRRNGKVVMGGDGQVSLGNTVMKGNAKKVRRLYHGQVLAGFAGATADAFTLFERFEGQLEKHQGNLVRAAVELAKDWRTDRSLSRLEAMLAVANKDASLIITGNGDVVEPEHGLIAMGSGGGFAQAAAMALLQKTELSAREITETALNIAGSICVFTNQNLTIEEEDCADQTV
- a CDS encoding SPOR domain-containing protein, yielding MAAKKKPAAKRGASRYQAPAKKPVPGWFWLVCGLVIGGFMVFLFSLEPGRDEIKRAKVEQARAAQASKAAAAKPASNEPTKPKYDFYTLLPESEVILPPQGIEPVEPPAQKPVTPEEAAKIDAARAEAALNGQVPPPPPVVAKGPVSSQFFLQAGSFRRKDDADSLRAQIILLGQSVQVESGTVREETWHRVLVGPFATREQLGQAQKSLAASGFSNLLLQQRQAQ
- the argS gene encoding arginine--tRNA ligase, with translation MKDSIRHLIQQALTRLTADGVLPEGLSPAIQVENTKDKTHGDFASNIAMMLAKPAGMKPRDLAEKLIAALPADADISKVEIAGPGFLNFYQNIHALAVRLDALLADATLGVRKAGVAQRVVVDLSAPNLAKEMHVGHLRSTIIGDGVARVLEFLGDEVIRQNHVGDWGTQFGMLLAYMQENPGAAESELADLEGFYRAAKKRFDDSAEFAERARELVVQLQAGDAECLRLWHRFNDISLSHCQALYDRLGVKLSMADVKGESAYNDDLANVVADLKAKGLLSESDGAQCVFMEQFKNAEDNPLPLIVQKAGGGYLYATTDLAATRYRANVLKADRALYFVDQRQALHFQMVFTAARLAGFVPADMQLEHMGFGTMNGADGRPFKTRDGGTVKLVDLLDEAEERAYTLVKGKNPELDEAELRQIARAVGIGAVKYADLSKHRTSDYRFNFELMLSFEGNTAPYLLYAYTRVASVFRKLGKGFDEIGGQLNLQASHEIELAGKLAQFNEVLASVADKGEPHLLCAYLYDLAGLFSSFYENCPILSTEDEALRNSRLRLAALTGRTLKQGLELLGLETLERM